Proteins co-encoded in one Desulfallas thermosapovorans DSM 6562 genomic window:
- a CDS encoding aspartate-semialdehyde dehydrogenase produces MANYKVIIVGASGAVGQEMLQVLDERNFPVGDLKLCATARSAGKKMLFKGKTYTVEETTPDSFDGMDIALFAGGAASTEFGPLAAEKGVVVIDNSSHFRLDPQVPLVVPEVNPEDVKEHKGIIANPNCSTIIMVVPLKAIYDAAGVKRVVVSTYQAVSGAGAEGITELTNHTRAALDGGQVVPSKFQYQIAFNLIPHIDVFQEMDYTKEEWKMVKETHKILHDDTVGITATTVRVPVYRSHSESVNIETERKITAKEAKEILANFPGVIVQDNPSNKEYPMPLYTSGKDEVFVGRIREDNSLDKGLNLWVVADQLRKGAATNAVQIAELVIKYGCLGKR; encoded by the coding sequence TTGGCTAATTATAAAGTAATCATTGTAGGAGCATCCGGAGCAGTGGGACAGGAAATGTTACAGGTTCTGGACGAAAGGAATTTCCCGGTGGGTGATTTGAAACTTTGCGCCACCGCCCGTTCCGCCGGCAAAAAAATGCTTTTCAAAGGTAAAACCTATACTGTTGAGGAGACTACACCGGATTCCTTTGACGGCATGGATATTGCCCTGTTCGCCGGCGGTGCGGCCAGCACAGAATTTGGTCCCCTGGCGGCTGAAAAGGGTGTGGTGGTTATTGATAACAGCAGTCATTTTCGTTTGGACCCGCAGGTGCCGCTGGTGGTTCCAGAGGTCAATCCCGAGGATGTCAAGGAACATAAAGGTATTATAGCTAATCCCAACTGCTCAACTATTATTATGGTGGTGCCCCTCAAAGCGATATATGATGCTGCAGGTGTCAAGCGGGTGGTTGTTTCCACTTACCAGGCAGTGAGCGGTGCCGGGGCCGAAGGCATTACGGAATTAACCAATCATACCCGGGCCGCCCTGGACGGCGGCCAGGTAGTTCCGTCCAAGTTTCAATATCAAATTGCCTTTAATTTGATTCCGCATATTGATGTGTTCCAGGAGATGGATTACACTAAAGAAGAATGGAAAATGGTAAAGGAAACCCATAAAATTTTACATGATGACACAGTGGGTATAACCGCCACAACTGTACGGGTCCCGGTTTACCGCAGCCATTCGGAATCTGTTAACATAGAAACAGAACGTAAAATTACCGCAAAGGAAGCCAAAGAAATTTTGGCCAATTTCCCCGGGGTGATTGTTCAGGATAACCCGTCGAACAAAGAGTATCCTATGCCCCTTTATACATCCGGTAAAGATGAGGTATTTGTAGGCCGGATCAGGGAAGACAATTCACTGGATAAGGGTCTTAATTTGTGGGTGGTGGCTGACCAATTGCGCAAGGGCGCAGCCACCAATGCGGTACAGATAGCAGAATTGGTGATTAAATACGGGTGCCTTGGAAAGAGGTAG
- the dapG gene encoding aspartate kinase, with translation MNFLVLKFGGTSLVTPELRERVASKIIAAKNEGYVPVVVVSAIGRQGDPYATDTLINLVKQANREPSEREMDMLMSCGEIISGVVMTATLQTMGCPAVFLTGAQAGIVTDNKYSQARILKVQPNNIIKYAKEGYVVVVAGFQGVAEGGETTTLGRGGSDTTAAALGVALNAAYVDIYTDVEGIMTADPRIVTEAKALETITYDEICHLAHEGAKVIHPRAVEIAMQKGIPLRVRPTFSDGPGTLVTSLGEVYKGSIDITRDRIITGITYISGIAQIKVNSGADGFQQQRRMFRALALAGVSIDFINILPESVLFTVQDEIAEKAVKVLENAGYAPEVITGCAKVSAVGAGMSGVPGVIADIVEAITKNGIQILQCNDSHTTVWVLVRREDMESAVRALHRQFKLAH, from the coding sequence ATGAATTTTTTGGTGCTTAAGTTCGGGGGTACTTCACTGGTAACTCCCGAACTGAGGGAACGGGTAGCGAGCAAGATTATTGCCGCTAAAAATGAGGGCTACGTGCCTGTGGTGGTGGTTTCGGCCATTGGACGGCAGGGTGACCCTTATGCTACCGATACCTTAATTAACCTGGTTAAGCAAGCCAACCGGGAACCATCTGAACGAGAGATGGATATGCTGATGTCCTGCGGTGAAATAATATCCGGGGTTGTTATGACAGCAACGCTGCAAACCATGGGTTGCCCGGCGGTCTTTTTAACGGGGGCTCAGGCAGGGATAGTTACTGATAATAAATATTCCCAGGCGCGTATTTTGAAAGTCCAGCCAAATAATATTATAAAATATGCTAAAGAAGGTTATGTGGTGGTGGTAGCCGGCTTCCAAGGAGTGGCTGAGGGTGGCGAAACAACCACTTTGGGACGAGGGGGTAGCGATACCACCGCTGCAGCCTTGGGGGTAGCTTTAAACGCTGCTTATGTGGATATTTACACCGATGTGGAAGGTATTATGACAGCAGATCCGCGCATTGTAACAGAGGCCAAAGCACTAGAAACCATTACCTATGATGAGATTTGTCATCTAGCCCATGAAGGGGCCAAGGTGATACATCCCCGGGCTGTGGAGATTGCCATGCAAAAAGGTATTCCGCTACGAGTTCGACCAACCTTTTCCGACGGGCCGGGGACCCTGGTAACCAGCCTGGGCGAAGTTTACAAGGGCTCTATAGATATTACCCGGGATCGTATAATTACCGGAATAACTTATATATCCGGCATAGCTCAAATAAAAGTCAATTCCGGTGCCGATGGCTTTCAGCAGCAACGACGCATGTTCAGAGCTCTGGCACTGGCCGGGGTGAGTATTGACTTCATTAACATTTTACCTGAATCGGTTTTATTTACAGTACAGGATGAGATAGCTGAAAAAGCTGTAAAAGTGCTGGAAAACGCCGGCTATGCGCCGGAAGTAATTACCGGATGTGCCAAAGTGTCTGCGGTGGGTGCAGGTATGTCCGGGGTGCCCGGGGTTATAGCGGATATAGTAGAAGCAATAACCAAAAATGGTATTCAGATATTGCAATGTAATGACTCCCATACCACTGTTTGGGTACTGGTTAGGCGTGAGGATATGGAAAGCGCCGTCAGGGCCTTGCACCGGCAATTTAAACTGGCTCATTAA
- a CDS encoding ribonuclease J: MAREPKVSLIPLGGLGEIGKNMMVVRYGENILVIDSGLMFPEEDLLGIDIVIPDITYLLENKNIVRGIVLTHGHEDHIGALPYVLKQLNVPVYGTKLTLGILGGKLREQHILENVRLNCVKPRDIVQIGPFKVEFIRVSHSIPDAVALAIETPVGVIIHTGDFKIDQTPVDGEVIDFYRFAQRGEKGVLALLSDSTNVERSGYTMSERVVGQTFDDTFREARERIIIATFASNVHRLQQAITTAARYKRKVAVAGRSMVNVVNIACDLGYLNVPDGLLVELDEAARLPRNQVVYLTTGSQGEPMSALTRMANRDHRQVEIMAGDTIIISANPIPGNEKLVARVIDQLFKLGANVIYEAVSGIHVSGHPSQEELKLMINLVKPKFFMPVHGENRMLIKHARLAQDLGIPESNIFVGENGQVVELTKRSGRFAGRVTSGRVLVDGLGVGDVGNIVLRDRRQLSQDGILIVVVTISRDTGLIVSGPDIVSRGFVYVRESEQLMEQAKDKVKLSLDKCTARKISEWASIKSQVKDDLSKFLFEKTRRRPMILPIIMEV, translated from the coding sequence ATGGCGCGTGAACCAAAAGTATCCTTGATCCCTTTAGGGGGACTGGGTGAGATCGGCAAGAACATGATGGTGGTGAGATACGGGGAAAATATTCTGGTTATTGATTCCGGTTTGATGTTTCCTGAAGAAGATTTGCTGGGTATCGATATAGTAATACCGGATATAACCTACCTCTTGGAGAATAAAAACATTGTACGCGGTATTGTGCTGACCCACGGCCACGAAGATCATATCGGGGCACTGCCATATGTGCTTAAACAACTTAATGTTCCTGTATACGGAACCAAGCTGACCCTGGGAATTCTGGGCGGTAAATTGCGTGAGCAGCATATTTTGGAGAACGTCAGGTTGAATTGCGTAAAACCACGGGATATTGTGCAAATAGGACCCTTTAAGGTGGAGTTTATTCGGGTTTCCCATAGTATTCCCGATGCTGTGGCCTTGGCTATTGAAACCCCGGTGGGGGTAATAATCCATACCGGTGATTTTAAAATCGATCAAACTCCGGTGGATGGTGAGGTAATAGACTTTTACCGGTTCGCTCAGCGAGGAGAAAAAGGTGTACTGGCCTTGCTAAGTGATAGTACCAATGTGGAAAGATCGGGGTACACCATGTCGGAAAGGGTAGTGGGGCAAACCTTTGATGATACCTTCAGAGAAGCCCGGGAAAGAATTATTATAGCTACCTTTGCCTCCAATGTACACAGGTTACAACAAGCCATAACCACGGCCGCCCGCTATAAGAGGAAAGTGGCCGTGGCCGGGCGCAGTATGGTTAACGTAGTTAACATCGCTTGCGATCTGGGGTATCTTAATGTTCCGGACGGGTTGTTGGTGGAACTTGACGAAGCTGCAAGGTTACCCAGAAATCAGGTGGTTTACCTTACCACCGGCAGTCAGGGGGAGCCAATGAGTGCTCTTACCAGAATGGCCAACCGTGACCATCGCCAGGTGGAAATAATGGCCGGTGATACCATTATCATATCCGCCAATCCTATTCCCGGTAACGAAAAACTGGTAGCCAGAGTGATAGATCAGCTTTTTAAGTTAGGTGCTAATGTCATTTATGAGGCAGTATCCGGTATCCATGTCAGCGGTCACCCCAGTCAGGAAGAATTAAAGCTGATGATAAACTTGGTTAAGCCCAAGTTTTTCATGCCGGTACACGGGGAAAACCGCATGCTCATTAAACATGCCCGGTTGGCCCAAGATTTGGGCATCCCGGAATCAAATATTTTTGTAGGCGAAAACGGCCAGGTGGTGGAGCTTACCAAGCGTAGCGGTCGTTTTGCCGGCCGGGTTACCTCCGGGCGGGTATTGGTGGATGGTCTGGGCGTGGGGGACGTAGGTAATATTGTACTGCGTGACCGTCGCCAGCTGTCTCAAGACGGCATACTAATAGTTGTGGTAACCATCAGCCGTGATACGGGTTTAATTGTTTCCGGCCCGGATATTGTTTCCCGGGGATTCGTGTATGTTCGTGAATCCGAGCAATTAATGGAACAAGCCAAGGACAAGGTCAAATTATCACTGGATAAATGTACCGCTCGCAAGATATCGGAATGGGCATCGATAAAGTCCCAGGTAAAAGACGATTTAAGCAAGTTTTTATTTGAAAAAACCAGGAGAAGGCCAATGATTTTACCAATCATCATGGAAGTATAA
- a CDS encoding dipicolinate synthase subunit B, whose product MRLEGIKVGFALTGSHCTLDEVLVEMKRVADEGAILYPIISASVDETDTRFGASAGWKERITEICGRKIINSIVDAEPVGPEKLLDVLVVAPCTGNTLAKLANAITDGPVLMAVKAHLRNQRPVVIAVSTNDGLSLNARNIGLLLNVKNIYMVPFGQDNPAGKPNSLKAMMNKMVDTIEHALQGKQIQPVLVAYD is encoded by the coding sequence ATGAGATTAGAGGGTATCAAAGTGGGATTTGCTTTAACGGGCTCTCATTGTACCCTGGATGAAGTGTTGGTGGAAATGAAAAGGGTTGCTGATGAAGGTGCTATATTATATCCTATAATCAGTGCATCCGTGGATGAAACAGATACCAGGTTTGGTGCGTCCGCCGGCTGGAAAGAGCGTATAACAGAAATTTGCGGGCGGAAAATAATTAACAGTATCGTCGATGCAGAGCCAGTTGGCCCGGAAAAATTACTGGATGTGCTGGTGGTTGCGCCGTGCACCGGGAATACTCTGGCTAAATTGGCCAACGCCATCACCGATGGCCCCGTGCTGATGGCCGTCAAAGCCCATTTGCGCAACCAGCGGCCGGTGGTAATAGCCGTTTCCACCAATGACGGTCTTAGTTTAAATGCCAGGAATATTGGTTTGCTTTTAAACGTAAAAAATATATACATGGTTCCATTTGGCCAGGATAACCCCGCCGGTAAACCAAATTCATTAAAAGCAATGATGAATAAAATGGTAGATACCATTGAACATGCTTTGCAAGGAAAGCAAATTCAACCTGTTTTAGTTGCCTACGATTGA
- the dapA gene encoding 4-hydroxy-tetrahydrodipicolinate synthase produces the protein MGIDFGRVLTAMVTPFNKDMTINFDQVKKLARYLVQSGSDGLVVSGTTGESPTLTKEEKVKLFRVVVEEVGGDAVVIAGTGGNDTSASVELTQAAEKVGVDGVMLVGPYYNKPSQEGLYQHFKTIAGSTNLPVILYNVPGRTSVNILPHTIVRLSAIDNIVAVKEASGNLDQVSELRRSLPDHFAIYSGDDSMTLPILSLGGRGVISVASHIIGQRIQEMINAYTSGNVTMATKIHCSMFPVFKGMFITTNPVPVKAALCMLGWQVGPPRLPLVEASQAEKDDIKKVLSDAKLL, from the coding sequence TTGGGTATTGATTTCGGGCGAGTATTAACGGCCATGGTAACACCATTTAATAAAGACATGACGATTAATTTCGACCAAGTGAAAAAATTGGCCCGTTACTTGGTACAATCGGGTTCGGACGGTTTAGTCGTCTCCGGTACTACCGGTGAATCGCCTACCCTGACAAAGGAAGAAAAGGTGAAGCTTTTTCGTGTAGTGGTGGAGGAGGTTGGCGGTGACGCAGTGGTAATTGCCGGCACGGGGGGGAATGACACCTCGGCCAGTGTAGAGTTGACCCAGGCAGCGGAAAAGGTGGGGGTTGACGGTGTTATGCTGGTGGGTCCTTATTACAATAAACCATCCCAAGAAGGACTGTACCAGCATTTTAAAACCATTGCCGGCAGTACCAATTTGCCGGTCATACTATACAATGTTCCCGGGCGCACGTCGGTAAACATATTACCTCATACTATTGTGCGATTGTCTGCCATAGATAATATAGTGGCTGTTAAGGAAGCATCGGGCAATCTCGATCAGGTCAGTGAACTGAGGCGTTCTTTACCTGATCATTTTGCCATTTATAGCGGGGATGACTCCATGACGCTACCCATATTGTCATTGGGTGGCCGCGGAGTTATCAGCGTTGCATCGCATATCATTGGACAACGTATCCAGGAAATGATTAATGCCTACACCTCGGGGAACGTGACCATGGCCACCAAAATACATTGCAGCATGTTTCCGGTATTTAAAGGTATGTTTATAACCACTAATCCGGTACCCGTTAAGGCGGCTCTTTGTATGCTGGGGTGGCAGGTGGGCCCACCCAGGTTGCCACTGGTGGAAGCCAGCCAGGCTGAAAAAGATGACATTAAAAAAGTGTTATCGGATGCCAAACTGCTGTAG